The genomic segment GAAGGCCAGCCGAGTCAACGATGCCGGGCAGCTCGGCGCCCACCGGTCCGAATCGAATCAGCTTCATGATGTGTTATCCGTGCAGGTGGAGAAAACCGCCATCCATCGGATAGTCGGTGCCCGTCAGGAACGCGGCCTCATCGCTGGCCAGGAATCGCGCAAACGAGGCGACCTCCTGTGGCTGGCCCATACGGCCAATCGGTTGTGTCGCGGCGAGCTTCGCGAACATCTCGGCTTCGCGACCCGGATAGTGCTTCGCGAGATACCCGTCGACGAATGGCGTGTGAACACGCCCGGGTGAAATGCAATTGCAGCGCACGCCGCGGCTCACATAGTCGCGGGCGATGGAGTAGGTCATCGCCACCACGGCACCCTTGCTCATGGAATACGCAAAGCGATCGGCCAGCCCGGCCGACGCGGCCACCGATGCCATATTGATGATCACGCCGCGACCACGCTCGGCCATGCCGCCGATCACCGCGCGGGTGCACAGGTACACGCCGCGCACATTCACCTGAAAGAGGCGCTCGAAGTCATTCAGCGACGTGGTCTCGATGTTCCCGATGTGCGAAACGCCGGCGTTGTTGACCAGGATATCCACGACGCTGGTGGCGTGAATGCCATCGAACGTCCCTTGCACCTCCCCGGGATCGCTCACGTCGCACTGGTACGGTGTCGCTGAGGGTCCCAATGCGTGCGCGACGGCGGTGACGGCCTCGAGATCGCGATCGAGACAATGCACGCGTGCGCCTGCCCGCACGAACTCGGTGGCAATCGCTCGCCCGATGCCGCTTCCGGCGCCGGTGACTGCCGCCACACGCCCCGCGAGCATGAACGCGCCGTCCGAAGATGTGCTCACAGCGATACTCCCCGTTTCCACGGAATGAAGTCCCATTGCCCAAGGCGTTCGGCCGCGGTGAGATACCGACCACTGGCCGTCTCGATCACAAGATCCAGAA from the Gemmatimonadaceae bacterium genome contains:
- a CDS encoding SDR family oxidoreductase, with translation MLAGRVAAVTGAGSGIGRAIATEFVRAGARVHCLDRDLEAVTAVAHALGPSATPYQCDVSDPGEVQGTFDGIHATSVVDILVNNAGVSHIGNIETTSLNDFERLFQVNVRGVYLCTRAVIGGMAERGRGVIINMASVAASAGLADRFAYSMSKGAVVAMTYSIARDYVSRGVRCNCISPGRVHTPFVDGYLAKHYPGREAEMFAKLAATQPIGRMGQPQEVASFARFLASDEAAFLTGTDYPMDGGFLHLHG